A genomic stretch from Anaerolinea thermophila UNI-1 includes:
- a CDS encoding acyltransferase domain-containing protein, with the protein MMKRIEETLSEEDWWNAKNRLVWWQFLGLSEGAVQALEDMAHQIQRSSNLMESFLALHEQTAHRGEWHFDWSPLSFNPVIEAQLGDGTSLFYLLVYLNALPHTLQAYQRRGISMDTFAETMADIPFYIEWYAQKYGRWGFEHFPWIARHLSGRLISLGRLQFMLLPFPGKVLALRHRFHHQVILLADPDQPLRADGYAVGAGNPDLPVPTEEVWYPQRQENEDGWMGHPISPQGYALKVPAFFTRDTWEIALQHGDWVLDVHIPRGKNLNLEECRDSLQRAFAFFPGHFPENPFRGVYCHTWMFTPQLQHLLRPDSHILQFQREFYLYPHPGSAGFLLEFVFGSREYPGNDAPRDTSLRRAVLDWLSHGHELFDLPGVFLSSPQEWGEQTHRKGWLAFVTEQ; encoded by the coding sequence ATGATGAAAAGAATTGAAGAAACCCTCTCAGAAGAGGATTGGTGGAATGCCAAAAACCGCCTGGTTTGGTGGCAATTTTTAGGTCTCTCTGAGGGAGCCGTCCAGGCATTAGAAGACATGGCACATCAGATTCAACGTTCTTCCAACCTCATGGAGTCTTTCCTTGCACTTCATGAACAAACGGCTCATCGGGGAGAATGGCATTTTGACTGGTCTCCACTCTCTTTTAACCCGGTCATAGAAGCCCAACTGGGGGACGGCACATCTCTATTCTACCTTCTGGTTTATCTCAATGCGCTGCCCCACACCCTGCAAGCCTATCAACGTCGAGGCATCTCCATGGACACCTTTGCCGAAACTATGGCAGACATTCCCTTTTACATAGAGTGGTATGCGCAAAAGTATGGGCGTTGGGGATTTGAACACTTTCCATGGATTGCCCGCCATCTCTCAGGGAGATTGATTTCACTGGGAAGGTTGCAATTCATGCTCTTGCCCTTTCCAGGTAAAGTGCTGGCTCTGCGACATCGCTTTCACCACCAGGTCATCCTGCTGGCTGACCCTGATCAACCTCTCCGCGCAGACGGCTATGCGGTTGGGGCTGGCAACCCAGACCTGCCTGTTCCGACCGAAGAGGTCTGGTATCCACAAAGACAAGAGAATGAAGATGGATGGATGGGACATCCCATTTCCCCACAGGGGTATGCATTGAAAGTCCCGGCGTTCTTCACCCGTGACACATGGGAAATCGCCCTGCAACATGGGGATTGGGTACTGGACGTGCATATTCCCCGGGGAAAAAATCTTAACCTGGAGGAGTGTAGAGATTCTTTACAGAGGGCTTTTGCCTTCTTCCCAGGGCATTTCCCAGAAAATCCGTTCCGAGGAGTGTACTGCCACACCTGGATGTTTACCCCGCAACTTCAGCACCTTTTACGTCCGGATAGCCACATCTTGCAGTTTCAGCGGGAATTCTATCTCTACCCCCATCCGGGAAGTGCAGGTTTTCTGCTGGAATTTGTATTTGGAAGCCGTGAATACCCCGGAAACGATGCTCCACGTGACACCTCTCTGCGCCGGGCTGTCCTCGACTGGCTGAGCCATGGACATGAACTTTTCGACCTGCCCGGGGTGTTCCTATCCTCCCCTCAAGAATGGGGAGAACAAACCCACCGGAAGGGCTGGCTTGCATTTGTCACAGAACAATGA
- a CDS encoding GGDEF domain-containing protein yields MAKNKVIACFSLISVKPHVYTPYHASLLATFCSEAALALQNARLFSEVQQLATLDDLTGILNRRQLFIEGKREFSRAKRHHRPLSLLMIDLDHFKEINDTFGHAVGDEALKFLAHIIRKTIREVDIFGRYGGEEFVLVLPETPKQEAAGIAERLRKLIEQSPVSTPEGELRITVSVGVAEQHELTQTFEDLIGYADQALYHAKQSGRNRVEMYDEKN; encoded by the coding sequence GTGGCAAAGAATAAAGTCATTGCCTGTTTCTCACTGATATCCGTGAAACCTCACGTTTATACTCCCTATCACGCCAGTTTGCTGGCAACTTTTTGCAGTGAAGCCGCCTTAGCCCTGCAAAATGCCCGCCTGTTCTCCGAAGTCCAACAACTGGCAACGCTGGATGACCTCACCGGCATTCTCAATCGGCGTCAATTATTCATTGAAGGCAAACGGGAGTTTTCCAGGGCAAAGCGCCATCATCGTCCACTCTCATTGCTGATGATTGACCTGGATCACTTTAAGGAAATTAACGACACTTTTGGACATGCAGTAGGCGATGAAGCCCTGAAATTTCTTGCCCACATAATTCGCAAAACCATTCGGGAGGTGGATATCTTTGGAAGATACGGGGGCGAGGAATTTGTACTGGTTTTACCGGAAACACCCAAACAGGAAGCCGCAGGCATTGCTGAGCGATTGCGGAAACTGATCGAGCAAAGTCCTGTTTCTACACCTGAGGGAGAACTGCGCATCACCGTCAGCGTGGGCGTGGCAGAACAACATGAACTTACCCAAACCTTTGAAGACCTGATTGGTTATGCAGATCAGGCACTATACCATGCCAAACAATCCGGCAGGAATCGGGTAGAAATGTATGATGAAAAGAATTGA